In the genome of Magnolia sinica isolate HGM2019 chromosome 2, MsV1, whole genome shotgun sequence, one region contains:
- the LOC131226216 gene encoding predicted GPI-anchored protein 58 translates to MPRKRVTRSTPASPPKTPAPLPTAPALPPIIPTPPPEVPTALPKDAAPPPETSANPTVSVSASQLQQMLQAVTAALQGQGRHPIVSPAQAEQERANHTVLFGGALLALSIYSFKVWRQGKSSLPFILRQSALIAAFLVKHFQTYSLTKKVFPNGFYVVVSIAMLCFYTYVMLSGGNPPPKKSKLAASPPS, encoded by the exons ATGCCACGCAAGAGAGTGACCCGATCAACTCCCGCTTCACCACCTAAAACACCCGCTCCACTACCTACGGCTCCTGCCCTACCACCTAtaatccccactccaccaccagaggttCCTACCGCCCTTCCTaaggatgctgctcctccaccagagaccagtGCGAATCCGACTGTATccgtgagtgcctctcagttacagcagatgttacaggctgtgacagCCGCACTTCaagggcagggcaggcaccctaTTGTTTCACCTGCCCAGGCCGAGcaagagcgcgcga atCATACAGTTCTTTTCGGAGGTGCTTTGCTGGCTTTAAGCATCTATAGCTTCAAAGTTTGGAGGCAGGGGAAATCCAGCTTACCATTTATCTTGAGGCAATCAGCCCTTATTGCTGCCTTTCTTGTAAAGCACTTTCAGACGTACTCTTTGACAAAGAAAGTCTTTCCTAATGGGTTCTATGTTGTTGTGAGTATTGCAATGCTGTGCTTTTATACCTATGTGATGCTTTCTGGAGGAAACCCGCCACCAAAGAAGTCCAAGTTGGCAGCAAGTCCCCCATCATAG